GCGGATCACGTCCTGCTCGGTGTCGTTGCTGAAAAGCGAGCCGACGACGCCTGTCCAGTTACTGGACGACATACCGCGCTCCTTGAGCTCGCGGACCAAGCCCACGGTCCCGATCCGCGAGGTCTCGGTAGGAGGCGCTGCCTGCTTCGAAGCGGCGGCGTCGGCAGGCGGTGACGCCGGCTTCTGCGGGGGCTGACTACAGCCGGCAAACAGGATTGCAACAAGCAGCAACGCAGCGGTGAGGTCGGCTCGCATCCATGCAACCTGCCACAGTGCGAAGCCTTGGTAAAGGTGGGGCTATCCTGCCCCGGTGCCGGACAGCCCTACCGGGCACGCAACGCCGGTGCCGCCGAGACCGCAGTAACCGGCGGGATTCTTCGCGAGATACTGCTGGTGATAGCCTTCCGCGTAGTAGAACTCGGGAGCCGGCTGGATCTCGGTGGTGATCGCCCCATAAGCGTGCTGCGCCAGCCGCTGACCGTAAGCGTCGCGCGAGGCTTGCGCCGCCTCCAGTTGCTCGGGGCCGTAGGTGAAGATCGCCGAACGGTACTGCGTGCCGACGTCGTTGCCCTGGCGCATGCCCTGCGTCGGATCATGCGACTCCCAGAACACCTTGAGCAGCGCATCGAAGCTGACGACCGCCGGGTCGTAGACGACGAGCACGGCCTCGGTGTGCCCGGTGCGGCCGCTGCAGACTTCGTCGTAGGTCGGATTCGGCGTCAGACCTCCGGCGTACCCCACCGCTGTCGTGTACACACCCGCCACGTTCCAGAACTTGCGCTCCGCACCCCAGAAGCAGCCGAGCGCGAACACCGCCTGCTCCAGTCCGGCGGGAAACGGCGGCTTGATCGGGTGGCCGTTCACGAAGTGACGATCGGGAACGGCAAGCGGCGTGCTCCGGCCCTTGAGCGCGTGCTCGGGCTTGGGAAGCGTGGTCTTGGTGCCGAACATGAACATGGTCTGCCCCCAGCGCTGTGGTTTTCCGGGAACCTGCGCGGGCCGCTTCGCCCGGCGCAGAAAGGGAAACCCGGCTGCGTGTACAGCGGCCCCACGCAGCACAGCCTGAGATCGGCAGAACGCCTCCAGGTTCAGCCGAATGCGCCGGCTCTTTAGAGACGCCTCGCGGCTTCCAGCGCCAGCGGGGTCAGCCCCTCCCCGCCCGCGCTTACGTGCGCCACCAGCCGCTCCCGCATCCGCGGATCCCAGAAGCGCGTGAGGTGTACCGTCACTCCCTTCACGGCTTCTTCGTGGTCGGGCTCCGCCTGGAAGAAACCCGCAATGCTGTTGGCCATCTTGACGAGACGCTCGGGATCCATGTTTCTGCCTCAGCTTTGAAGTCGTGCTGCATGCGTGTACGCCGTCTGCCGGCCCTCGCGCGCAAAGCCAACCAGAGTAACCCTGGCCGCCTGCG
The Betaproteobacteria bacterium genome window above contains:
- the msrA gene encoding peptide-methionine (S)-S-oxide reductase MsrA, producing MFMFGTKTTLPKPEHALKGRSTPLAVPDRHFVNGHPIKPPFPAGLEQAVFALGCFWGAERKFWNVAGVYTTAVGYAGGLTPNPTYDEVCSGRTGHTEAVLVVYDPAVVSFDALLKVFWESHDPTQGMRQGNDVGTQYRSAIFTYGPEQLEAAQASRDAYGQRLAQHAYGAITTEIQPAPEFYYAEGYHQQYLAKNPAGYCGLGGTGVACPVGLSGTGAG
- a CDS encoding formate dehydrogenase subunit delta, translated to MDPERLVKMANSIAGFFQAEPDHEEAVKGVTVHLTRFWDPRMRERLVAHVSAGGEGLTPLALEAARRL